Genomic DNA from Candidatus Neomarinimicrobiota bacterium:
CTCTCCGTTTATGCTGCTCTGTTCGCCAAAACTGAATACCTGTTTGATATTAGTCGGAATATTTTTCATCCCATTCCGGATGTGGATTCCTGTTTTGTACGCTTCAGTTTCAAGGAAGCCCGACAAATTTCAGGTGAAACTGAACCCTACTTGCGACGGGTTGTCCGGACCGCCTTCAATCAACGCCGAAAAACCTTACGCAATAGTTTGAAATCAATTCTAAAGGATAAACCGCCCGTGGAAGATCAGTTTGATCTAGGTCTGCGTCCTGAACAACTCACCCCGAAACAATTTTTAAAGCTGACCAAAATTATTTTCACTCTCTAAGCGGTAATGT
This window encodes:
- a CDS encoding rRNA adenine N-6-methyltransferase family protein, with amino-acid sequence LSVYAALFAKTEYLFDISRNIFHPIPDVDSCFVRFSFKEARQISGETEPYLRRVVRTAFNQRRKTLRNSLKSILKDKPPVEDQFDLGLRPEQLTPKQFLKLTKIIFTL